The following coding sequences lie in one Phalacrocorax aristotelis chromosome 2, bGulAri2.1, whole genome shotgun sequence genomic window:
- the LOC142053755 gene encoding lymphocyte antigen 6E-like: MKAFLIALLAAVLCAKQGKDMGHRITKKCSADCPETNVNFGVAAYSTKCCGTSLCNFSGANSVKISYAVMFLGIVASLICVIKAGL; this comes from the exons ATGAAGGCTTTTCTGATTGCCCTGCTGGCGGCAGTCCTGTGTGCCAAGCAAG GCAAGGACATGGGACACCGCATCACCAAGAAATGTTCCGCAGACTGTCCTGAGACAAATGTGAACTTCGGCGTGGCAGCTTATTCCACCAAATGCTGCGGAACCTCCCTGTGCAATTTCAGCGGTGCCAACAGTGTAAAAATCAGCTACGCCGTGATGTTCCTGGGAATTGTGGCCAGTTTGATCTGTGTCATCAAGGCAGGACTGTGA